In Luteitalea sp. TBR-22, one genomic interval encodes:
- a CDS encoding ABC transporter permease — MRRLLALTWKEFMQLKRDRLTLRMIIMVPLMQTLVFGYAINYDVKHLKTVVLDESRSYDSRELVARLTASQYFDVVGRVDSLGELQLALDSARASVGLVIDRDYGANRHRGKPASALLVVNASDTTTATQAMSIASGVATQLSIQTLARRGNWREASLPIDLHVRPWYNPDLRTATFVIPGLLAIILTFTLIQFTAGAIVRERELGTLEQLQVTPVTRTQLIVGKLMPFIVIGYVQLTITVLLMLFLFEIPIAGSLLLLYAVAFLFIAAVLGLGMLLSTIAQTQRQAQQLSMLFLLPFVFLSGYVFPIDGMPPLFQAISRIIPARYFIEILRGIVLRGAGARELWEPIAWLAFYTVAIIGLAVLRFRKTAA, encoded by the coding sequence ATGAGACGCCTGCTCGCGCTCACCTGGAAGGAGTTCATGCAGCTCAAGCGCGATCGCCTGACGCTGCGCATGATCATCATGGTGCCGTTGATGCAGACCCTGGTGTTCGGGTATGCCATCAACTACGACGTCAAGCACCTCAAGACCGTGGTGCTCGACGAGAGCCGCTCCTACGACAGCCGGGAGCTGGTGGCGCGGCTCACCGCCAGCCAGTACTTCGACGTCGTCGGGCGCGTCGACTCGCTCGGGGAGCTGCAGCTGGCGCTCGATTCGGCGAGGGCCAGCGTCGGCCTGGTGATCGACCGGGACTACGGCGCCAACCGGCACAGGGGCAAGCCGGCCTCGGCGCTGCTGGTGGTCAACGCGTCGGACACGACCACGGCGACGCAGGCGATGTCGATTGCCAGCGGCGTCGCCACGCAGCTGTCGATCCAGACCCTGGCGCGGCGCGGCAACTGGCGCGAGGCGTCGCTGCCGATCGACCTGCACGTGCGGCCCTGGTACAACCCCGACCTGCGCACCGCGACCTTCGTGATTCCCGGCCTGCTGGCGATCATCCTGACGTTCACGCTGATCCAGTTCACGGCCGGGGCGATCGTGCGGGAACGCGAGCTCGGGACGCTCGAGCAGTTGCAGGTGACGCCGGTCACGCGCACGCAGCTGATCGTCGGCAAGCTGATGCCGTTCATCGTGATCGGCTACGTGCAGCTGACGATCACCGTGTTGCTGATGCTGTTCCTGTTCGAGATCCCGATCGCCGGCAGCCTGCTGCTGCTCTACGCGGTGGCGTTCCTGTTCATCGCGGCGGTGCTCGGGCTCGGCATGCTGCTCTCGACGATCGCGCAGACGCAGCGGCAGGCGCAGCAGTTGTCGATGCTGTTCCTGCTGCCGTTCGTGTTCCTGTCGGGCTACGTCTTCCCCATCGACGGCATGCCGCCGCTGTTCCAGGCGATCTCGCGGATCATCCCGGCCCGCTACTTCATCGAGATCCTGCGCGGCATCGTGCTGCGCGGCGCCGGCGCGCGCGAGTTGTGGGAGCCGATTGCGTGGCTGGCGTTCTACACCGTGGCGATCATCGGCCTTGCCGTGCTGCGCTTCCGCAAGACCGCCGCCTGA
- a CDS encoding ABC transporter ATP-binding protein, which translates to MNGGALVTAQGLTRRFGSFVAVREIDVEIPRGKVFGFLGPNGSGKSTTIRMLAGLLAPSAGRVTGMGGLELPRDVEAWKRRLGYMSQKFSLYLDLTVEENLRFFGSVYGLGRADLQGRIDALADRLAFGPERGRLTEGLSTGLRQRVALAAALLHEPELLFLDEPTGGVDPSGRRMFWDLIYELAADRGMTVLVTTHYMDEAEQCDRLAFILDGEIIADGSPVALKAHLADRLYEVEIAHDAFAALAELRPTGAFEDVYLAGRRLRAVLHAGAEREGLARLAPYGHAGVADPSLEDVFVSLARSRARAGEEAA; encoded by the coding sequence GTGAACGGCGGCGCGCTGGTCACCGCTCAGGGCCTCACCCGCCGTTTCGGCAGTTTCGTCGCCGTACGCGAGATCGACGTCGAGATTCCGCGCGGCAAGGTCTTCGGCTTCCTCGGCCCCAACGGCTCGGGCAAGTCGACGACCATCCGCATGCTCGCCGGCCTGCTCGCGCCGTCGGCGGGTCGGGTCACGGGCATGGGCGGCCTCGAGTTGCCGCGCGACGTCGAGGCGTGGAAGCGACGCCTCGGCTACATGAGCCAGAAGTTCTCGCTGTACCTCGACCTGACGGTGGAGGAGAACCTGCGCTTCTTCGGCTCGGTGTACGGCCTCGGCCGGGCGGACCTGCAGGGGCGCATCGACGCGCTGGCCGACCGGCTGGCGTTCGGTCCCGAACGCGGGCGCCTCACCGAGGGCCTGTCCACCGGCCTGCGGCAGCGGGTGGCCCTCGCGGCGGCGCTGCTGCACGAGCCCGAGCTGCTGTTCCTCGACGAGCCGACGGGCGGCGTCGACCCGTCGGGGCGTCGGATGTTCTGGGACCTGATCTACGAGCTGGCGGCCGACCGCGGCATGACGGTGCTGGTCACTACCCACTACATGGACGAGGCCGAGCAGTGCGACCGGCTCGCCTTCATCCTCGACGGCGAGATCATCGCCGACGGATCGCCGGTGGCGCTCAAGGCGCACCTGGCCGACCGCCTGTACGAGGTCGAGATCGCGCACGACGCCTTTGCCGCCCTCGCGGAGCTGCGGCCGACGGGCGCCTTCGAGGACGTCTACCTGGCCGGCCGACGACTGCGGGCGGTGCTGCATGCGGGTGCGGAACGCGAAGGGCTGGCGCGGCTGGCGCCGTATGGCCACGCCGGGGTCGCCGACCCGTCGCTCGAGGACGTGTTCGTGTCGCTGGCCCGCTCGCGCGCCCGGGCCGGGGAGGAGGCGGCATGA
- a CDS encoding ABC transporter ATP-binding protein translates to MSDTMITLEQVGRRFGATEALRGVTLTIPRGELFALLGPDGAGKTTLFRLVANLIAPTTGQVRVEGVRTFGLVPQRFSLYEDLTIDENLHLRARLYDVPDRVAKPRMAELLARVGLERFRSRLAGALSGGMKQKLSLVSALLTQPELLLLDEPTTGVDPVSRREFWILLNQLHHEGLTLLVSTPYMDEAEYASRIAFLDRGRITAVGTRDEVVASYPRALVEVRSQDRMPIRRRLAALPGVDDVSLFGTRLHVRGRGADGNALHREVREALGDDVGDADVRVIPPSLEDVFVWNGETSREVRA, encoded by the coding sequence GTGAGCGACACGATGATCACGCTCGAGCAGGTCGGACGCCGCTTCGGCGCCACCGAGGCCTTGCGCGGCGTCACGCTGACGATTCCCCGCGGCGAGCTCTTCGCGCTGCTCGGCCCCGATGGCGCCGGCAAGACGACCCTGTTCCGGCTGGTCGCGAACCTGATCGCCCCCACCACCGGCCAGGTGCGCGTCGAGGGCGTCCGGACGTTCGGCCTCGTGCCGCAGCGGTTCTCGCTGTACGAGGACCTGACGATCGACGAGAACCTGCACCTGCGCGCGAGGCTGTACGACGTGCCCGACCGCGTCGCGAAGCCGCGCATGGCGGAACTGTTGGCGCGCGTCGGCCTCGAACGCTTCCGGTCACGGCTGGCCGGCGCCCTGTCGGGCGGCATGAAGCAGAAGCTGTCGCTGGTGAGCGCGCTGCTCACGCAGCCCGAGCTCCTGCTGCTCGACGAGCCGACGACCGGCGTCGACCCGGTGTCGCGCCGCGAGTTCTGGATTCTCCTCAACCAGCTGCACCACGAGGGCCTCACGCTGCTGGTCTCGACGCCGTACATGGACGAGGCCGAGTACGCCTCACGCATCGCCTTCCTCGATCGGGGACGCATCACGGCCGTCGGCACGCGCGACGAGGTGGTGGCCAGCTACCCGCGCGCGCTGGTCGAGGTGCGCAGCCAGGACCGCATGCCGATCCGCCGCCGCCTGGCCGCGTTGCCCGGCGTCGACGACGTGTCGCTGTTCGGGACGCGCCTGCACGTGCGCGGCCGCGGCGCCGACGGCAACGCCCTGCACCGTGAGGTACGCGAGGCGCTCGGCGACGACGTCGGCGACGCGGACGTGCGCGTGATCCCGCCGTCGCTCGAGGACGTCTTCGTCTGGAACGGCGAGACGTCGCGCGAGGTGCGGGCGTGA
- a CDS encoding HlyD family secretion protein produces the protein MNRPSTVVLTVLVLTLAGAACRRGPVDERIHLNGRIEAPLVDVAPRIQGRVLEVLVREGDRVKAGDLLIRLDLAETALAPDRDAQAVAAAEARVRDLASGSRAAEIAAAEAERADRAAALSLAREELARQQQLRSTRVGTQRDLDRARSDVTRAEAAVESATQRLTLVRQGFRQWQTRAAEAELGRAQRVKAQSDIVVREAELRAPSDAVVLHRLVEPGALLNPGQPAVTLGLESRLYVRTFIPEPRLGQVRQGQAVQVQVDAFPGQTFPARVTEISPSAEFTPKAVETRAERVNLVYAAKVDLDAGWKAPLVPGQPAEVLAPPPTRGAQ, from the coding sequence ATGAACCGCCCATCGACTGTCGTTCTCACCGTCCTCGTCCTCACGCTCGCCGGGGCGGCATGCCGCCGCGGCCCCGTCGACGAGAGGATTCACCTCAACGGCCGCATCGAAGCGCCGCTGGTCGACGTCGCGCCACGCATCCAGGGCCGGGTGCTCGAGGTGCTCGTCCGCGAAGGCGATCGCGTCAAGGCCGGCGACCTGTTGATTCGGCTCGACCTCGCCGAGACCGCGCTGGCGCCGGACCGCGACGCGCAGGCGGTCGCCGCGGCCGAGGCGCGCGTTCGCGACCTCGCGTCTGGCAGCCGCGCCGCCGAGATTGCAGCGGCCGAGGCCGAGCGCGCCGACCGCGCCGCCGCGCTGTCGCTGGCCCGCGAGGAACTCGCCCGGCAGCAGCAACTGCGGTCCACCCGCGTCGGCACGCAGCGCGACCTGGATCGCGCACGGTCGGACGTGACGCGCGCCGAGGCCGCCGTCGAGTCCGCCACGCAGCGCCTGACGCTGGTGCGTCAGGGGTTCCGGCAGTGGCAGACCCGCGCTGCCGAGGCAGAACTCGGACGTGCCCAGCGCGTCAAGGCGCAGTCGGACATCGTCGTGCGGGAGGCCGAGTTGCGCGCGCCGAGCGATGCCGTGGTCCTGCACCGGCTGGTGGAACCGGGCGCCCTCCTCAATCCGGGCCAGCCGGCCGTGACACTCGGTCTGGAGTCGCGGCTGTACGTGCGGACCTTCATCCCCGAGCCCCGCCTCGGCCAGGTGCGCCAGGGCCAGGCCGTGCAGGTGCAGGTGGACGCGTTCCCCGGCCAGACCTTCCCCGCGCGGGTGACCGAGATCTCACCGTCCGCGGAGTTCACCCCCAAGGCTGTCGAGACCCGCGCCGAGCGCGTGAACCTCGTGTACGCCGCCAAGGTGGATCTCGACGCCGGGTGGAAGGCGCCGCTGGTGCCGGGACAGCCCGCCGAGGTCCTCGCGCCCCCGCCGACGCGAGGTGCACAGTGA
- a CDS encoding TolC family protein: protein MKSPMLCAALVAVAAAVVTPQTVAQPLPLTLADATARALEHLPEIAIQRDAITLAAQGQTRAEAAYDPVLRLDGRVRTRTDPLNTLFVGAPPGALAPRTNSLVGSASWSRLFESGATLTASGATSFESLTSRFALLTPAYLTSVGVEVRQPLLAGRKIDQQRRALKVSALDVTRSRAALERLVTETVAAVERAYWAVRAARDDVRIREQSLTLAEAQRQDTADRIQAGIAAEAEIAAPVAEIARRRADLVRARDEAIRADIALRQLMAGTADSATWSLAYDLADEPPAPSDPEAIEALVADALARRPEMADMDAARAIAALDTRLAQERARTQMDLVAAYNLRGLAGGENPDLYVPFPGATVTLPEDQLGGLDDSLQTLVTHRFSDIYVGVSVALPIGRRAAKADVVAATLAERRTALQRDQIGQRIATEVRTASARLAAARERLEATSALEAAATDLLAAEQARFEAGQSTNFFVLTRQTELAQATLASTAARIEVARANSELLRATGRLLERRGILVDGPTPPPAAPVSSASASPYRFPTSTARLTPVPTGAAR from the coding sequence ATGAAGTCACCGATGCTGTGCGCCGCACTGGTGGCGGTGGCTGCGGCCGTGGTGACTCCGCAGACCGTCGCCCAGCCGCTGCCGCTGACGCTCGCCGACGCCACCGCGCGGGCCCTCGAGCACCTGCCCGAGATCGCCATCCAGCGCGACGCCATCACGCTGGCCGCGCAGGGCCAGACGCGCGCCGAAGCCGCCTACGACCCGGTCCTGCGACTTGACGGTCGGGTCCGGACGCGCACCGATCCCCTGAACACCCTGTTTGTCGGCGCCCCGCCAGGGGCCCTGGCGCCACGCACCAACAGCCTCGTCGGGAGCGCATCCTGGAGCCGCCTCTTCGAGAGCGGCGCGACCCTCACTGCCAGCGGCGCCACGTCCTTCGAGTCGCTCACGAGCCGCTTCGCGTTGCTGACGCCGGCGTATCTGACCAGCGTCGGGGTCGAGGTCCGGCAGCCACTGCTGGCGGGACGGAAGATCGACCAGCAGCGACGAGCGCTGAAGGTCTCGGCCCTCGACGTGACCCGCTCGCGCGCCGCGCTCGAACGGTTGGTCACCGAGACGGTTGCGGCCGTGGAACGCGCCTACTGGGCGGTGCGGGCCGCCCGCGACGATGTCCGTATCCGCGAGCAGTCCCTCACCCTGGCGGAGGCACAGCGGCAGGACACGGCCGACCGGATCCAGGCGGGCATCGCCGCCGAGGCCGAGATCGCCGCGCCGGTCGCCGAGATCGCCCGTCGGCGCGCCGACCTGGTCCGCGCCCGCGACGAGGCGATCCGCGCCGACATCGCCCTCCGACAGCTCATGGCGGGCACCGCCGACTCCGCGACGTGGTCGCTGGCCTACGATCTGGCCGACGAGCCTCCCGCGCCGAGTGATCCGGAGGCGATCGAGGCGCTGGTGGCCGATGCCCTCGCGCGCCGGCCCGAGATGGCCGACATGGATGCCGCGCGAGCGATTGCCGCCCTCGACACCCGGTTGGCCCAGGAACGCGCGCGCACGCAGATGGACCTGGTGGCCGCCTACAACCTGCGCGGCCTGGCGGGCGGCGAGAACCCCGACCTCTACGTGCCCTTCCCCGGGGCAACGGTGACATTGCCCGAGGATCAACTGGGCGGGCTGGACGACTCGCTGCAGACCCTGGTGACGCACCGCTTCTCCGACATCTACGTCGGCGTGAGCGTGGCGCTGCCGATCGGGCGACGAGCCGCCAAGGCCGACGTCGTCGCCGCCACCCTGGCCGAGCGTCGCACGGCCCTGCAGCGCGACCAGATCGGCCAGCGCATCGCCACCGAGGTACGCACCGCGTCGGCACGGCTGGCCGCGGCCCGCGAACGCCTCGAGGCCACCAGCGCACTCGAGGCGGCCGCCACCGACCTGCTGGCCGCCGAGCAGGCACGCTTCGAGGCCGGGCAGAGCACCAACTTCTTCGTGCTCACCAGGCAGACCGAGCTGGCGCAGGCCACCCTGGCCAGCACCGCGGCCCGGATCGAGGTCGCCCGCGCCAACAGCGAGTTGCTGCGCGCCACCGGCCGCCTCCTCGAGCGGCGCGGGATCCTTGTCGACGGCCCCACGCCCCCACCCGCCGCGCCGGTGTCGTCCGCCAGCGCGTCCCCCTACCGGTTCCCCACTTCCACGGCGCGCCTGACGCCCGTGCCCACAGGTGCCGCGCGATGA
- a CDS encoding Os1348 family NHLP clan protein produces MSQTHVEQVIGRLATDEHWRAAYRRAPAETLDALTSAAALDVTPTERRALLALSADALDSFARALDPRLQRLEVSR; encoded by the coding sequence ATGAGCCAGACACACGTGGAACAGGTCATCGGACGCCTCGCCACCGACGAGCACTGGCGGGCCGCGTACCGGCGCGCCCCGGCCGAGACCCTCGACGCCCTCACCAGCGCCGCGGCCCTCGACGTCACCCCCACCGAACGACGGGCCTTGCTGGCCCTTTCAGCTGACGCCCTCGACAGCTTCGCCCGAGCCCTCGATCCGCGGCTGCAGCGCCTGGAGGTGTCGCGATGA
- a CDS encoding sigma 54-interacting transcriptional regulator, with protein MRYRPPVAHDADLLARLDALAELLPLLAGALDIREVFPHLSRVTQRVLPHDALALGLLGADGESLEMHALSSAVDFLRPDRIHVPPEMRYLLTTPWAYLLCDDMAEDPLMRHIPAVPAGLKGSLRVPVKREGKALGGLNFMSRARAAFTEADVPVAQRVAEYVALALAHKDLADAAARAAEARERAAMLEQRVRSLTDELAVLGRGAPRRMVGASAAWRQAVAEAAQVAPTDTTVLLAGESGTGKEVLARFIHGASPRAAGPFLAINCAALPEPLLESELFGHERGAFTGATQARPGLIERAAGGVLLLDEVGELSPGAQAKLLRVLQEREFQRLGGTRPLRADVRVIGATHRDLRTMVERGTFREDLFYRLHIFAITLPPLRERPDDVLPLAEALLEDIGRQLGRRVAGLSREAVPRLLAYPWPGNVRELRNVLERAAILAGGGLITSDHLALAPLPIRATEPVPAAAPGATAAFAAPDPVLATRATLPDVERRMVEAALVAARYNKSRAAKALGLTRAQLYVRLKRHGLDGETA; from the coding sequence ATGCGCTATCGTCCTCCCGTGGCCCACGATGCCGACCTGCTGGCGCGTCTCGACGCGTTGGCCGAGCTGCTGCCGCTGCTCGCCGGTGCGCTCGACATCCGCGAGGTGTTCCCGCACCTGTCGCGGGTGACGCAACGCGTGCTCCCCCACGACGCGCTCGCCCTTGGCCTGCTGGGCGCCGACGGCGAGTCCCTGGAGATGCACGCGCTGTCGTCCGCGGTGGATTTCCTCCGGCCGGACCGCATCCACGTGCCTCCGGAGATGCGCTACCTGCTGACGACGCCCTGGGCCTACCTGCTGTGCGACGACATGGCCGAGGACCCCTTGATGAGGCACATCCCCGCCGTGCCTGCGGGGTTGAAGGGGTCCTTGAGGGTGCCCGTCAAGCGCGAGGGCAAGGCGCTCGGCGGCCTCAACTTCATGTCGCGGGCGCGGGCGGCCTTCACCGAAGCGGATGTCCCCGTGGCGCAACGCGTCGCGGAGTACGTGGCGCTCGCCCTCGCTCACAAGGACCTGGCCGACGCCGCGGCGCGGGCCGCGGAAGCCCGCGAACGCGCGGCGATGCTCGAGCAGCGCGTCCGCTCGCTCACCGACGAACTCGCCGTGCTCGGGCGAGGGGCGCCGCGTCGCATGGTCGGCGCCTCGGCGGCGTGGCGGCAGGCCGTGGCAGAGGCCGCGCAGGTCGCCCCCACCGACACGACCGTGCTGCTCGCCGGTGAATCCGGCACGGGCAAGGAGGTGCTTGCCCGCTTCATCCACGGCGCCTCGCCCCGGGCCGCCGGACCGTTCCTGGCCATCAACTGCGCGGCGCTGCCCGAGCCGCTCCTCGAGTCCGAGCTGTTCGGGCACGAGCGCGGGGCCTTCACCGGCGCCACGCAGGCACGTCCGGGCCTGATCGAGCGCGCGGCCGGCGGGGTGCTGCTGCTCGACGAGGTCGGCGAACTGTCGCCAGGCGCGCAGGCCAAACTGCTGCGCGTGTTGCAGGAGCGGGAGTTCCAGCGACTCGGGGGAACCCGCCCGCTGCGCGCCGACGTGCGCGTCATCGGCGCGACGCACCGCGACCTGCGGACCATGGTCGAGCGCGGCACCTTCCGGGAGGACCTGTTCTACCGGCTCCACATCTTCGCCATCACGCTCCCGCCGCTGCGCGAGCGCCCCGACGACGTGCTGCCGTTGGCCGAGGCGCTGCTCGAGGACATCGGACGGCAGTTGGGGCGGCGCGTCGCGGGCCTGTCGCGTGAGGCCGTGCCGCGCCTGCTCGCCTACCCCTGGCCGGGCAACGTCCGCGAACTGCGGAACGTGCTCGAGCGCGCGGCCATCCTGGCCGGCGGCGGGTTGATCACCTCGGACCACCTCGCGCTGGCCCCGCTGCCCATCCGGGCGACCGAGCCCGTCCCCGCGGCAGCGCCGGGGGCAACGGCAGCGTTTGCGGCGCCTGATCCCGTCCTCGCCACTCGTGCGACGCTGCCCGACGTCGAGCGCCGGATGGTCGAAGCCGCCCTGGTGGCCGCGCGCTACAACAAGTCGCGGGCGGCGAAGGCTCTCGGCCTGACGCGCGCGCAGTTGTACGTCCGCCTCAAGCGTCACGGGCTTGACGGCGAGACCGCCTGA
- a CDS encoding DUF2277 domain-containing protein produces MCRNIKTLFNFDPPATDDEIRASALQFVRKLSGFTRPSQANAAAFDKAVDEVTAAARTLIASLSTTAAPRDRGIEAEKARVRSRVRYGRA; encoded by the coding sequence ATGTGCCGCAACATCAAGACGCTGTTCAACTTCGACCCGCCAGCCACCGACGACGAGATCCGCGCCTCGGCCCTGCAGTTCGTGCGCAAGCTGAGCGGGTTCACGCGGCCGTCACAGGCCAACGCGGCGGCGTTCGACAAGGCCGTCGACGAGGTCACCGCGGCGGCCCGGACGCTGATCGCGTCGCTGTCGACGACGGCGGCACCGCGCGATCGCGGTATCGAGGCCGAGAAGGCGCGCGTCCGCTCGCGGGTCCGCTACGGCCGCGCCTGA
- the gatA gene encoding Asp-tRNA(Asn)/Glu-tRNA(Gln) amidotransferase subunit GatA, which produces MSALDMRPAGALAATEAALAAVTAAAPLNAVLATTEARARARAAAIDALPAAEREALPLAGVPIALKDNICARGTRTTAGSRILEQFVAPYDATVVERLDAAGAVIVAKCNCDEFAMGSSNENSAYGAVRNPWAHDRTPGGSSGGSAAVVAAGVVPVALGSDTGGSIRQPASFCGIVGLKPTYGRVSRYGLIAYGSSLDQIGPLTRTVREAGHVLAAIAGPDPRDATTVHAPAFEVPGPEAPLQGLRVGVPRALLASGVDDDVRHAVEQALATMVAGGAVLHDIELPHAEYAIPTYYLVATAEASANLARYDGVRFGHRAPAGDYDDLASMYAASRSQGFGAEVVRRILLGTYVLSAGYYDAYYRKAQQVRTLITRDYERAFASVDVVAMPTAPTTAFRLGEKVEDPLQMYLADVFTVSANLSGLPAISVPCGRDGAGLPVGLQLTAAAFAETMLLRAAAAYEDARGAFPSPA; this is translated from the coding sequence ATGAGCGCCCTCGACATGCGCCCGGCAGGCGCGCTGGCTGCCACCGAGGCGGCGCTCGCGGCGGTGACCGCCGCCGCGCCGTTGAACGCGGTGCTGGCGACCACGGAGGCCCGAGCTCGCGCCAGGGCCGCCGCGATCGACGCCTTGCCCGCCGCCGAACGTGAGGCGCTGCCACTGGCCGGCGTGCCGATCGCGCTCAAGGACAACATCTGCGCGCGCGGCACGCGCACCACGGCGGGCTCGCGCATCCTCGAGCAGTTCGTCGCCCCCTACGACGCCACGGTCGTCGAGCGGCTCGACGCGGCCGGCGCGGTCATCGTCGCCAAGTGCAATTGCGACGAGTTCGCGATGGGCTCGTCCAACGAGAACTCGGCGTACGGCGCCGTCCGCAACCCGTGGGCGCACGACCGCACGCCCGGCGGATCGAGCGGCGGGTCGGCCGCCGTCGTGGCCGCAGGCGTGGTGCCCGTGGCGCTCGGATCGGACACGGGCGGGTCGATCCGCCAGCCGGCCTCCTTCTGCGGCATCGTCGGCCTCAAGCCGACGTACGGGCGGGTGTCACGCTACGGCCTCATCGCCTACGGATCCTCGCTCGACCAGATCGGTCCGCTGACCCGCACGGTGCGCGAGGCGGGCCACGTGCTGGCGGCGATTGCCGGCCCCGACCCGCGCGACGCGACCACCGTGCATGCCCCGGCCTTCGAGGTGCCCGGACCGGAGGCCCCGCTTCAGGGCCTGCGGGTCGGCGTGCCGCGTGCGCTGCTGGCCTCCGGTGTCGACGACGACGTCCGCCATGCGGTGGAGCAAGCGCTGGCCACGATGGTGGCCGGCGGCGCCGTGCTGCACGACATCGAGCTGCCGCACGCCGAGTACGCGATCCCCACGTACTACCTCGTGGCGACGGCCGAAGCCAGCGCCAACCTCGCGCGTTACGACGGGGTGCGTTTCGGTCATCGCGCCCCGGCGGGTGACTACGACGACCTCGCGTCGATGTACGCCGCCTCCCGCAGCCAGGGATTCGGGGCCGAGGTGGTGCGGCGCATCCTGCTCGGCACCTACGTGCTGAGCGCCGGCTACTACGACGCCTACTACCGCAAGGCGCAGCAGGTGCGCACGCTGATCACCCGCGACTACGAGCGCGCCTTCGCCAGCGTCGACGTGGTGGCGATGCCGACCGCGCCGACCACCGCCTTCCGCCTCGGCGAGAAGGTGGAGGACCCGCTGCAGATGTACCTTGCCGACGTGTTCACGGTGAGCGCCAACCTGTCGGGTCTGCCGGCGATCAGCGTGCCGTGTGGCCGCGACGGCGCCGGCCTGCCGGTGGGGCTGCAATTGACGGCGGCCGCCTTTGCCGAGACCATGCTGCTGCGGGCTGCCGCGGCCTACGAGGACGCGCGGGGCGCGTTCCCGTCGCCCGCCTGA
- the gatC gene encoding Asp-tRNA(Asn)/Glu-tRNA(Gln) amidotransferase subunit GatC, producing MSRFSPDEIDRVAALAQLRLSDELRDRLAADLAQILDYVDRLQAVPTDGVPLTSHIVEGAGDLRPDQPRPSLSVHEALANATDANEKAGLFRVPRVIGA from the coding sequence ATGTCCCGCTTCAGCCCCGACGAGATCGACCGCGTGGCCGCCCTCGCCCAACTCCGCCTGTCCGACGAGCTCCGCGACCGCCTTGCCGCCGACCTCGCGCAGATCCTCGACTACGTGGATCGCCTGCAGGCCGTCCCCACCGACGGCGTCCCGCTCACGTCGCACATCGTCGAGGGCGCGGGTGACCTCCGGCCCGACCAGCCCCGCCCGTCGCTGAGCGTGCACGAGGCGCTGGCCAACGCCACCGACGCCAACGAGAAGGCCGGCCTGTTCCGGGTACCGCGGGTGATTGGCGCATGA
- the lpxD gene encoding UDP-3-O-(3-hydroxymyristoyl)glucosamine N-acyltransferase: protein MTLRDLAEHLGCRLEGDGDLSITRVASLETAGPGEVSFFSNPRYARTLATTQASAVIAAEGVPVPEGVAALRTGEPYVAFARALGLLHPQPAPPVGVHPTAVVEAGVVLGEDVSIGPYAWIGAGAVLGARTVVRAHATVGEGAVLGDDCLLHPHVSIRERVTLGHRVVVQDHAVIGSDGFGFAADATGTMLKIPQVGTVVVGDDVEIGVSTAIDRPPIGATVIGAGTKIDNLVQIGHGVELGERVILVSQVGIAGSTTVGAGTVLAGQVGVAGHLTIGKGVRATAQTGIPNSLPDKAFVSGYPAIDNRDWLKSSAVFRTLPALRKQVADLQRRLEALEGRQEPAAAGAEATGDA, encoded by the coding sequence GTGACGTTGCGCGACCTCGCCGAGCATCTGGGCTGCCGCCTCGAAGGGGACGGCGACCTGTCGATCACCCGGGTAGCCTCCCTGGAGACCGCCGGTCCGGGCGAGGTCTCCTTCTTTTCGAACCCGCGGTACGCCCGCACCCTCGCGACGACGCAGGCCTCGGCGGTGATTGCCGCCGAGGGCGTGCCCGTGCCCGAAGGCGTGGCCGCCCTCCGCACCGGGGAGCCCTACGTCGCGTTCGCGCGGGCCCTGGGCCTGCTGCACCCGCAGCCGGCTCCGCCGGTCGGCGTGCACCCGACGGCGGTCGTCGAGGCGGGCGTCGTGCTGGGGGAGGACGTGTCGATCGGGCCTTACGCGTGGATCGGCGCCGGGGCGGTCCTCGGGGCGCGCACGGTGGTCCGGGCGCATGCGACGGTCGGGGAAGGCGCCGTGCTGGGTGACGACTGCCTCCTGCACCCGCACGTGAGCATCCGCGAGCGCGTCACGCTCGGGCACCGGGTCGTGGTGCAGGACCATGCGGTCATCGGCAGCGACGGCTTCGGGTTCGCGGCCGACGCGACCGGGACGATGCTCAAGATCCCGCAGGTCGGCACGGTGGTGGTGGGCGACGACGTGGAGATCGGTGTGTCGACGGCGATCGACCGGCCGCCGATCGGGGCCACGGTCATCGGGGCCGGCACCAAGATCGACAACCTGGTGCAGATCGGGCATGGCGTCGAACTGGGCGAGCGGGTGATCCTCGTGTCGCAGGTGGGCATCGCCGGCAGCACCACCGTGGGGGCGGGGACGGTCCTGGCGGGACAGGTCGGGGTTGCCGGGCACCTGACGATCGGCAAGGGCGTGCGCGCCACCGCGCAGACGGGCATCCCGAACTCGCTGCCCGACAAGGCGTTCGTGTCCGGTTATCCGGCGATCGACAACCGCGACTGGCTCAAGTCGTCGGCGGTGTTCCGGACCCTGCCGGCGCTGCGCAAGCAGGTGGCCGACCTGCAGCGTCGGCTCGAGGCGCTCGAAGGCCGGCAGGAACCGGCCGCTGCAGGGGCTGAGGCCACCGGCGACGCCTGA